From Haloarcula rubripromontorii, the proteins below share one genomic window:
- a CDS encoding NADH-quinone oxidoreductase subunit D: protein MSLEKPSRDTALDVGVTEDGLDYDALADLLGGHVLDREEHVNAEGFVIRPDEVQDVLSTLKEEAGFDHCACVTAQEYDDRYESIYHLRKYNDPTQELSIVVPSPKDDPHNESAARVYDTADWHEREAYDLVGIDYDDHPDLRRILLPETWQGHPLSQDYNQDQPQIVSLREHANPLKDDKRSEDDPDTMFVNIGPHHPATHGVLHVETVLDGEQIADLEPDIGYLHRCEEQMCQQGTYRHQIMPYPDRWDYISAGILNEWAYARAAEDLADIEVPEYAQVIRTMAAEMCRIASHELALATFALDVFGDFTAVFQYGIRDREIVQNLLEDLTGQRLMFNYLRLGGVAWDLPEPREEYFEKIRDFLDDLPHKLEEIHDLVTGNEIFQMRCVDTGVLSPEQVKQYGATGPVARGSGVDYDIRRDDPYGYYDELDWNVVTEQGGDNFSRVLVRLREVEESARIIEQCVDLLEQWPEDDREIQANVPRTLRPDPDKEIYRSVEGAKGELGIYIRSDGTDKPARFKIRSPCFSNLQTLPEMSQGEYIPDMIASLGSLDIVLGEVDR from the coding sequence ATGAGTTTAGAAAAACCATCACGCGATACGGCGCTCGACGTCGGCGTTACGGAGGACGGCCTCGATTACGACGCGCTCGCGGACTTGCTCGGGGGCCATGTCCTCGACCGAGAGGAGCACGTCAACGCCGAGGGGTTCGTCATCCGTCCCGACGAAGTCCAGGACGTCCTCTCGACGCTGAAAGAGGAAGCTGGGTTCGACCACTGCGCCTGTGTCACGGCACAGGAGTACGACGACCGGTACGAATCCATCTACCACCTGCGGAAGTACAACGACCCGACACAGGAGCTGTCGATTGTCGTCCCGTCGCCGAAGGACGACCCGCACAACGAGTCGGCCGCTCGCGTCTACGACACCGCAGACTGGCACGAGCGGGAGGCCTACGACCTGGTCGGCATCGACTACGACGACCACCCCGACCTGCGTCGCATCCTGCTGCCCGAGACCTGGCAGGGCCACCCCCTGAGCCAGGACTACAATCAGGACCAGCCACAGATCGTCTCCCTGCGCGAGCACGCGAACCCGCTGAAAGACGACAAGCGCAGCGAGGACGACCCGGACACGATGTTCGTCAACATCGGTCCACATCACCCGGCGACCCACGGCGTGCTCCACGTCGAGACGGTACTCGACGGCGAGCAGATCGCCGACCTCGAACCCGATATCGGCTACCTGCACCGCTGTGAGGAGCAGATGTGCCAGCAGGGCACCTACCGCCACCAGATAATGCCGTACCCCGACCGCTGGGACTACATTTCCGCCGGCATACTCAATGAGTGGGCATACGCACGCGCGGCAGAGGACCTCGCTGACATCGAAGTCCCCGAGTACGCGCAGGTCATCCGGACGATGGCCGCGGAGATGTGCCGCATCGCCTCCCACGAACTCGCGCTGGCGACGTTCGCGCTGGACGTGTTCGGCGACTTCACCGCCGTCTTCCAGTACGGGATCCGCGACCGCGAAATCGTCCAGAACCTGCTTGAGGACCTCACCGGTCAGCGGCTGATGTTCAACTACCTCCGGCTTGGCGGGGTCGCATGGGACCTGCCCGAGCCCCGCGAGGAGTACTTCGAGAAGATCCGTGATTTCCTCGACGACCTCCCGCACAAGCTCGAAGAGATTCACGACCTCGTCACCGGAAACGAGATCTTCCAGATGCGGTGTGTCGACACCGGCGTCCTCTCTCCGGAGCAGGTCAAACAGTACGGCGCGACCGGTCCCGTGGCGCGTGGCTCGGGCGTCGACTACGACATCCGTCGGGACGACCCCTACGGCTACTACGACGAACTCGACTGGAACGTCGTCACCGAGCAAGGCGGCGACAACTTCAGTCGCGTTCTCGTCCGCCTCCGCGAGGTCGAGGAGTCCGCTCGCATCATCGAGCAGTGTGTCGACCTGCTGGAGCAGTGGCCGGAAGACGACCGCGAGATTCAGGCCAACGTCCCACGGACGCTTCGCCCGGACCCTGACAAGGAGATCTACCGCTCCGTCGAGGGTGCGAAGGGTGAACTCGGCATCTACATCCGCTCGGATGGGACGGACAAACCGGCCCGGTTCAAGATCCGCAGTCCGTGCTTCTCGAACCTGCAGACGCTGCCGGAGATGTCCCAGGGTGAGTACATCCCCGACATGATCGCCTCGCTCGGGAGCCTCGACATCGTCCTCGGGGAGGTGGACCGGTAA
- a CDS encoding NADH-quinone oxidoreductase subunit B gives MSSDQTPPAVEDVSTQEARMGDGADDRFNSTLREAFGSTPFILTKFDKFMNWVRGSSMFMLQFGIACCSIEMIHTYAIKHDLDRFGSGVPRASPRQADVIIVPGTIVSKFAPRMKRVYDQMPEPKFVVSMGSCTISGGPFQEGYNVIKGAEEVIPVDIHVPGCPPRPEALIYGVAKLQERIAEGESSPVTVKPYELEQFGDLEQDELVDKLASEIDEEDLVMRYNWNDSP, from the coding sequence ATGAGTAGTGACCAGACACCACCGGCCGTCGAAGACGTATCGACACAGGAGGCCCGCATGGGTGACGGGGCCGACGACCGCTTCAACTCGACGCTACGCGAGGCGTTCGGGTCGACGCCGTTCATCCTGACCAAGTTCGACAAGTTCATGAACTGGGTCCGGGGCTCCTCGATGTTCATGCTGCAGTTCGGAATCGCCTGCTGTAGCATCGAGATGATCCACACCTACGCGATCAAGCACGACCTCGACCGCTTCGGTTCGGGGGTGCCACGTGCGTCCCCACGCCAGGCGGACGTTATCATCGTCCCGGGGACCATCGTCTCGAAGTTCGCCCCGCGGATGAAGCGTGTCTACGATCAGATGCCCGAGCCGAAGTTCGTTGTCTCGATGGGATCCTGTACCATTTCCGGCGGCCCGTTCCAGGAAGGGTACAACGTCATCAAGGGCGCAGAAGAGGTCATTCCGGTCGATATCCACGTGCCGGGCTGTCCGCCACGCCCCGAGGCACTCATCTACGGCGTCGCCAAGCTGCAAGAGCGTATCGCCGAGGGTGAGTCTTCGCCAGTGACGGTCAAGCCCTACGAACTGGAGCAGTTCGGTGATCTCGAACAGGACGAGCTCGTGGACAAACTCGCCAGCGAAATCGACGAGGAAGACCTCGTCATGCGGTACAACTGGAACGACTCCCCATAA
- a CDS encoding NADH-quinone oxidoreductase subunit A: MSNPWIAIGALAVVALAIPLTMMAVSSLLRPSVPEQGKRTTYESGEVPTGSSRQIKFNIQYYMVALLFVVFDIETVFIFPWTVIYSDAVAEVGMTKALLPMVVFIGILAVGLGWAWRNGAVQWVRSPRATKGADTYE; the protein is encoded by the coding sequence ATGAGTAATCCATGGATCGCCATCGGCGCGCTCGCGGTCGTGGCACTGGCCATCCCACTGACGATGATGGCAGTTTCGAGCCTCTTGCGGCCCAGCGTGCCGGAACAAGGCAAACGCACTACCTACGAGTCCGGTGAAGTGCCGACTGGCAGCAGTCGACAGATCAAGTTTAATATCCAGTACTACATGGTCGCGCTGCTGTTTGTCGTCTTCGACATCGAGACCGTCTTCATCTTCCCGTGGACGGTCATCTACAGCGACGCCGTCGCTGAAGTCGGGATGACCAAGGCACTGCTACCGATGGTCGTATTCATCGGAATTCTCGCCGTTGGACTCGGTTGGGCCTGGCGTAACGGCGCAGTTCAGTGGGTGCGCAGTCCGCGCGCCACGAAGGGGGCAGACACATATGAGTAG
- a CDS encoding AIR carboxylase family protein, with translation MSADSVQSLIDQLHDEAEMDRPNDLTPDVGIVMGSDSDLPTMAGGKGKRPGAYAALADELGFEEQTNYTDAPESRFTFETFVCSAHRTPELMYAYAETAADRGIDVIIAGAGGKSADLPNMTASIAYPLPVIGVPVQEKSVDSVIGMPQGAPITAVDAGKSFNAALSAVQILARQHDELRDRLVSYHEGLQTEVGEASRDLHELGTPGFKREHWDE, from the coding sequence ATGTCCGCAGACAGCGTCCAGTCGCTCATCGACCAGTTACACGACGAAGCCGAGATGGACCGACCGAACGACCTGACGCCCGACGTCGGCATCGTCATGGGGTCGGATTCGGACCTGCCGACGATGGCCGGCGGGAAGGGCAAGCGGCCGGGGGCCTACGCGGCGCTGGCCGACGAACTCGGGTTCGAGGAACAGACCAACTACACCGACGCGCCCGAGAGCCGCTTCACCTTCGAGACGTTCGTTTGCTCGGCACATCGGACACCGGAGCTGATGTACGCGTACGCAGAGACGGCCGCCGACCGCGGCATCGACGTTATTATCGCCGGTGCGGGCGGAAAATCCGCGGACCTGCCGAACATGACCGCCAGCATCGCCTATCCGCTGCCGGTCATCGGTGTCCCAGTGCAGGAGAAGTCCGTCGACTCGGTCATCGGGATGCCACAGGGCGCGCCCATCACCGCGGTCGACGCCGGCAAATCGTTCAACGCCGCCCTCTCGGCGGTACAGATTCTCGCACGGCAGCACGACGAACTGCGGGACCGTCTCGTCTCGTATCACGAGGGGCTCCAGACCGAGGTCGGCGAGGCGTCGCGTGACCTCCACGAACTCGGGACACCCGGATTCAAACGCGAGCACTGGGACGAGTGA
- a CDS encoding uracil-xanthine permease family protein: MTDATPPDDGQNPTTPAEPETAGFVEYGIDDKPPRKQAILLGVQHYLTMIGASVAIPLGLAGAMGMFEAAPEQVGRLIGTFFVVSGIATLAQTTLGNRYPIVQGGTFSMLAPGLAIIGVLAQQGADWQTMLVELQGAVIVAGIVEMVIGYSGLMGKLKRYVGPVVIAPVIALIGLSLFNVPQIANPNFGSPGTGQNWWLLGLTMLSIIACSQYLDRRHRAFKLFPVLLGILFAWTVAAILSVTGVFAAGSVSYVSLGSVTSAPLVQPIYPFQWGLPQFTPGFVVGMFAGMLASVVESFGDYHSVARIAGRGAPNSHRINDGIGMEGVGNVFAGIMGTGNGCTSYTENVGAIAITGVASRYVVQIGAAVMILVGYFGPAGQLFATIPSPIIGGLYIVMFGQIAAVGLSQLKYVDLDANRNVFIVGFALFAGLAVPEYMSQVGQGMDVGGATALQQGLAAVPVLGSVLGTDVVATTLFVMGGTGMVVGGIVAFVLDNTVPGTREERGLAAWAALTEDDSEYVSAVDRIRGRGGNRPSAVSDD; the protein is encoded by the coding sequence ATGACTGACGCGACACCACCGGACGACGGACAAAACCCGACCACACCGGCGGAACCGGAGACCGCCGGCTTCGTCGAGTACGGTATCGACGATAAGCCGCCGCGAAAGCAGGCGATACTGCTCGGCGTCCAGCACTACCTGACGATGATCGGCGCGTCCGTCGCGATCCCGCTCGGACTTGCGGGCGCGATGGGGATGTTCGAGGCAGCGCCGGAGCAGGTCGGCCGTCTCATCGGCACGTTCTTCGTCGTCTCCGGCATCGCAACGCTCGCCCAGACGACGCTCGGAAACAGATACCCGATCGTTCAGGGCGGAACGTTCTCAATGCTTGCACCGGGGCTGGCCATCATCGGCGTGCTGGCCCAGCAGGGCGCAGACTGGCAAACCATGCTCGTCGAGCTACAGGGAGCCGTCATCGTCGCCGGTATCGTCGAGATGGTAATCGGCTACAGCGGCCTCATGGGGAAACTGAAGCGGTACGTCGGTCCGGTCGTCATCGCGCCGGTCATCGCGCTCATCGGCCTCTCGCTGTTTAACGTCCCACAGATTGCGAACCCGAACTTCGGAAGCCCCGGGACCGGTCAGAACTGGTGGCTGCTTGGGCTGACGATGCTCTCGATTATCGCGTGTTCGCAGTATCTCGACCGACGCCACCGCGCGTTCAAGCTCTTTCCCGTACTCCTGGGTATTCTGTTTGCGTGGACTGTCGCGGCCATCCTCTCGGTCACAGGCGTCTTCGCCGCCGGCTCTGTCAGCTACGTCTCGCTCGGTTCTGTCACGAGCGCACCCCTAGTCCAGCCCATCTACCCGTTCCAGTGGGGGCTCCCGCAGTTCACACCGGGGTTCGTCGTCGGGATGTTCGCCGGAATGCTTGCCTCCGTCGTCGAGAGCTTCGGCGACTACCACTCCGTCGCCCGCATCGCCGGCCGCGGCGCGCCGAACAGCCACCGAATCAACGACGGTATCGGCATGGAGGGGGTCGGCAACGTGTTCGCCGGCATCATGGGCACCGGCAACGGCTGCACCTCCTACACTGAGAACGTCGGTGCCATCGCCATCACCGGCGTCGCGTCACGCTACGTCGTACAGATCGGCGCTGCGGTGATGATTCTGGTCGGCTACTTCGGACCGGCGGGCCAGTTGTTCGCGACCATCCCGTCGCCCATCATCGGCGGCCTCTACATCGTCATGTTCGGACAGATCGCCGCTGTGGGCCTCTCACAGCTCAAGTACGTTGACCTCGATGCCAACCGAAACGTCTTCATCGTCGGCTTCGCACTCTTTGCTGGTCTCGCAGTCCCCGAGTACATGAGCCAGGTCGGACAGGGGATGGACGTCGGCGGTGCAACGGCCCTCCAGCAGGGCCTCGCGGCTGTGCCGGTGCTGGGGAGCGTCCTCGGAACCGATGTGGTCGCGACCACGTTGTTCGTCATGGGCGGGACCGGGATGGTCGTCGGCGGCATCGTCGCCTTCGTCCTCGACAACACCGTGCCGGGGACCCGCGAGGAGCGCGGCCTCGCGGCCTGGGCCGCGCTCACCGAGGACGACAGCGAATATGTCTCAGCAGTAGACCGTATCCGCGGCCGCGGCGGCAACCGTCCGTCCGCGGTGAGCGACGACTGA
- a CDS encoding HEAT repeat domain-containing protein, which yields MSNGDDEADASDDAEATDEIDVTAEELESRLTEAGDALEAAETEADLDDVESSLDDIESDLEAADLPEPDEDDDDAEDPREELESQLSDLRDDLDAQRGPYAEDVVAIVSDAADTVTDSEWTDDGEAEAQDAVETFLDESAEFVDHDADTGGDFVAAGDALGTVADAIESANLDPDEDAETIEGLLEAAETLETGLEDAEVWDDLTVQEQLDARGFYDILTNENRKDFPPEWNAAKLHAEEGDFEQVLFAYDKLGSEFFDGYIVDLLYNLGSDAEPAFDAMHQRAQKRDKGPIEVLGKIGDERATETLHDYIDGDGDPALQKVTLRALGAIGSAESVQPVANRLDADSEEVRSVAARALGLLGDTRAIEPLGDVLKSDDSDSVRASAAWALRQIGTETALDEAARYTDDRAYLVQAEAEKAASA from the coding sequence ATGAGCAACGGGGACGACGAGGCCGACGCGTCGGACGACGCCGAGGCAACAGATGAGATCGACGTGACCGCCGAAGAACTGGAATCGCGTCTCACAGAGGCCGGCGACGCGTTAGAGGCCGCAGAGACGGAAGCCGACCTCGACGACGTTGAGTCGTCCCTCGACGACATCGAGAGCGACCTCGAAGCCGCTGACCTGCCCGAACCCGACGAGGACGACGATGACGCCGAGGACCCCCGAGAGGAACTGGAGTCACAGCTCTCCGATCTCCGCGACGACCTCGATGCACAGCGCGGCCCCTACGCCGAGGACGTCGTCGCCATCGTTTCCGACGCCGCCGACACTGTCACCGACAGCGAGTGGACCGACGACGGAGAGGCCGAGGCTCAGGATGCTGTCGAGACGTTCCTCGACGAAAGCGCGGAGTTCGTCGACCACGACGCGGACACAGGCGGCGATTTCGTCGCTGCTGGCGACGCACTGGGTACAGTCGCTGACGCCATCGAATCGGCAAACCTCGACCCAGACGAGGACGCTGAGACTATCGAAGGCCTTCTTGAAGCGGCCGAGACGCTGGAAACGGGGCTCGAAGATGCCGAAGTCTGGGACGACCTCACAGTGCAGGAGCAACTCGACGCGCGTGGGTTCTACGACATCCTGACGAACGAGAACCGGAAAGACTTCCCGCCGGAGTGGAACGCCGCGAAGCTCCACGCCGAAGAAGGTGACTTCGAGCAGGTGCTGTTCGCCTACGACAAACTCGGGTCGGAGTTCTTCGACGGCTACATCGTCGACCTCCTGTACAACCTCGGGAGCGACGCCGAGCCGGCCTTTGACGCGATGCACCAGCGCGCACAGAAGCGCGACAAAGGACCGATCGAGGTACTGGGGAAAATCGGCGACGAGCGCGCCACCGAGACGCTGCACGACTACATCGACGGCGACGGCGATCCCGCGCTCCAGAAAGTTACGCTCCGCGCGCTGGGCGCTATCGGCAGTGCGGAGTCGGTCCAGCCGGTCGCCAATCGGCTCGACGCTGACAGTGAGGAGGTCCGCTCGGTCGCGGCTCGGGCCCTCGGCCTGCTTGGTGACACGCGCGCTATCGAGCCGCTCGGCGACGTACTCAAATCCGACGACAGCGACTCCGTTCGCGCCTCCGCTGCGTGGGCGCTCCGGCAGATCGGGACCGAAACAGCGCTAGACGAAGCCGCCCGCTACACGGACGACCGCGCGTATCTTGTCCAGGCCGAGGCGGAAAAGGCAGCGAGCGCCTGA
- a CDS encoding phospholipase D-like domain-containing protein produces the protein MRSFASLVCCVLVLAAIGPPVATATSVAPADSPAEPSIHAVYPDPIAGGDEGEFVVLSIPDRSEIGEYTVTDGDSTAAVPNMTARGRVVLSTAPNRTRTLTDWPVVGLDGHLGLANGGERIRLQRGNRTVDAVRYADPAEGELGVVSGSAVRWRPLGATDRPIVRAAGGEVRAFTLPDTPAAPIRPIRNADERVYLAGYTLSSDRVADALIAAQRRGATVRVLLEGEPVGSRTATEANTLDRLAEAGVSVQVLTGPRARYRYHHAKYAVADEQAVVLTENWKPAGTGGNSSRGWGVITAQPRIVDGLNQTFQSDAGWQDSKSWGKYRQGRQFERAGPATGTYPTEFRAESVSVQRTDLLITPDNAQSGLVATIDDADDSIDVIQPTVGNWDSPLLRALRRAASRGVKVRLLLSDAWYVREENKQTAQRFREWADRNDAPLRATVSDPDGRYEKIHAKGAVIDDERVVVGSLNWNEQAATSNREVVLVLHGRDAADYFGAVFTADWEAGGFDTPVGVLGAVLGLLVVAGLAARRVSFET, from the coding sequence ATGCGGTCGTTCGCCTCACTCGTCTGTTGCGTGCTCGTCCTCGCCGCGATAGGCCCGCCCGTCGCCACCGCCACCTCGGTCGCGCCGGCCGACAGTCCCGCGGAGCCGTCGATTCACGCAGTGTATCCGGACCCCATCGCCGGCGGCGACGAGGGGGAGTTCGTTGTTCTTAGCATCCCTGACAGATCCGAAATCGGGGAGTACACCGTCACCGACGGCGACAGCACCGCCGCCGTCCCGAACATGACCGCCCGCGGGCGCGTCGTCCTCTCGACGGCACCGAATCGGACCCGGACGCTCACCGACTGGCCGGTCGTGGGCCTCGACGGACACCTCGGGCTGGCAAACGGCGGCGAGCGAATCCGACTCCAGCGCGGCAACCGGACCGTCGACGCCGTCCGGTACGCCGACCCGGCGGAAGGCGAACTCGGCGTCGTGAGCGGCTCGGCCGTTCGCTGGCGACCGCTTGGCGCGACCGACCGCCCAATCGTCAGGGCCGCCGGTGGCGAGGTCCGTGCGTTCACGCTGCCGGATACGCCCGCTGCTCCGATTCGGCCGATCCGAAACGCGGACGAGCGGGTATACCTGGCTGGCTACACGCTCTCCTCGGACAGAGTCGCCGACGCCCTCATCGCCGCTCAGCGCCGCGGCGCGACGGTCCGTGTCCTGCTTGAGGGGGAACCGGTCGGGAGCCGAACTGCCACAGAAGCCAACACGCTTGACCGCTTAGCTGAGGCCGGTGTGTCCGTTCAGGTACTGACGGGCCCGCGCGCCAGATACCGCTATCACCACGCGAAGTACGCCGTGGCCGACGAGCAGGCCGTCGTGCTGACGGAGAACTGGAAGCCCGCGGGCACCGGCGGCAACAGCAGTCGCGGCTGGGGGGTGATCACGGCGCAGCCACGAATCGTCGACGGGCTGAATCAGACGTTCCAGTCCGATGCCGGCTGGCAGGACAGCAAGTCATGGGGGAAGTACCGTCAGGGCCGACAGTTCGAGCGGGCCGGGCCAGCGACCGGAACATATCCGACTGAGTTCCGGGCTGAATCGGTCTCGGTTCAACGGACGGACCTCTTGATTACGCCGGACAACGCCCAGAGTGGACTCGTCGCGACAATAGACGACGCGGACGACTCCATCGATGTCATCCAGCCGACGGTCGGGAACTGGGACAGTCCACTCCTGCGGGCGCTTCGCCGGGCCGCATCGCGTGGCGTCAAAGTCCGTCTGCTTCTGAGTGATGCGTGGTACGTCCGCGAGGAGAACAAACAGACAGCACAGCGGTTTCGTGAGTGGGCCGACCGCAACGACGCGCCGCTGAGGGCGACGGTTTCGGACCCTGACGGGCGCTACGAGAAGATTCACGCGAAAGGCGCAGTCATCGACGACGAGCGGGTTGTCGTCGGCAGTCTCAACTGGAACGAACAGGCGGCGACATCGAATCGCGAGGTCGTGCTGGTACTACACGGCCGCGACGCAGCCGACTACTTTGGTGCAGTGTTTACCGCTGACTGGGAGGCTGGCGGATTCGACACGCCGGTCGGAGTGCTCGGGGCAGTGCTCGGACTCCTCGTGGTCGCCGGGCTCGCCGCTCGTCGGGTCTCGTTTGAAACGTAG
- a CDS encoding DHH family phosphoesterase — translation MSSPTGTGDGATVPDGGTIVYDLADQCTSDDLEEGALYHATVNGTVEYGVFVDLSDAVSGLVHDSNLLGQYDVGDDLIVELGEIRPDGDLSFEEVRVADYEEQRVVHGDATTVADLADATGDTVIIEGQVVQIKQTGGPTVFQVRDETGIVPCAAFEEAGVRAHPGVEIDDIVRVSGRAEERDDGLQVEAESLTVLDGEAAATVESGLDAALAEAAEPADVEPLVEWPAFEKLWDDLREVAMELRKTVLSGRPIRMRHHADGDGLCASVPLQVALESFIASQYEDASAPQHLLKRLPSKAPYYEMEDVTRDLNFALEDRTRHGQKLPMLLMLDNGSTEEDTPAYRNLRHYDIPVVVVDHHHPDPEAVEPLIEQHVNPYLHDEDYRITTGMLCVELARMIDPDLTEDLTHVPAVAGLSDRSEAEAMRDYIDLAGEKGYDESDLRDIGEALDYATHWLRYNSGEQLITDVLNVDCDDRDRHGEVVDFLAERAERDVEDQLDAAMSHVEHERLDNGAHLYTIDVENHAHRFTYPAPGKTTGEIHDRKVAETGDPVITIGYGPDFAVLRSDGVRLDIPRMVTELTEEVDGGGVSGGGHLVVGSIKFVKGRRESVIDALVEKMAEAEIDEELGSSTALPEEV, via the coding sequence ATGTCTTCGCCAACTGGCACCGGTGACGGTGCGACGGTCCCCGACGGCGGGACCATCGTCTACGATCTCGCGGACCAATGTACGTCCGATGATCTCGAAGAAGGCGCACTGTACCACGCAACTGTCAACGGCACCGTCGAATACGGCGTGTTTGTCGATCTCTCCGATGCTGTCTCCGGACTCGTCCACGACTCTAATCTCTTGGGCCAGTACGACGTGGGCGACGACCTCATCGTCGAACTCGGCGAGATCCGTCCCGATGGCGACCTGAGCTTCGAAGAAGTACGGGTCGCTGACTACGAGGAACAGCGCGTCGTCCACGGCGACGCGACCACCGTCGCCGACCTCGCCGACGCAACTGGCGATACGGTCATCATCGAGGGTCAGGTCGTCCAGATCAAACAGACCGGCGGTCCCACAGTGTTCCAGGTCCGTGACGAAACCGGCATCGTCCCGTGTGCCGCCTTCGAAGAGGCCGGCGTCCGCGCGCACCCCGGTGTCGAAATCGACGACATCGTCCGTGTCTCCGGGCGCGCAGAGGAACGCGACGATGGCCTGCAGGTCGAGGCCGAATCGCTGACCGTGCTCGACGGCGAGGCGGCCGCCACCGTTGAGAGCGGCCTCGACGCCGCGCTGGCCGAGGCCGCCGAGCCAGCCGACGTGGAACCGCTCGTCGAGTGGCCCGCTTTCGAGAAGCTGTGGGACGACCTTCGTGAAGTCGCGATGGAGCTCCGCAAGACGGTGCTCTCGGGCCGCCCAATTCGGATGCGTCATCACGCCGACGGCGACGGACTCTGTGCAAGCGTTCCGCTGCAGGTCGCGCTCGAATCGTTCATCGCCTCCCAGTACGAGGACGCCAGCGCGCCCCAGCACCTCCTCAAGCGCCTCCCGAGCAAAGCCCCCTATTACGAGATGGAGGACGTGACCCGGGACCTCAACTTCGCGCTGGAGGACCGCACCCGTCACGGCCAGAAGCTCCCGATGCTCCTGATGCTCGACAACGGCTCCACCGAGGAAGACACGCCGGCTTACCGGAACCTCCGGCACTACGACATCCCGGTCGTCGTCGTCGACCACCACCACCCCGACCCGGAAGCCGTCGAGCCACTCATCGAGCAGCACGTCAACCCCTACCTTCACGACGAGGACTATCGCATCACCACGGGCATGCTCTGTGTCGAACTCGCCCGGATGATCGACCCCGACCTCACAGAGGACCTCACGCACGTCCCCGCCGTCGCCGGCCTCTCGGACCGCTCGGAGGCCGAGGCGATGCGGGACTACATCGACCTCGCCGGCGAGAAGGGCTACGACGAGAGCGACCTTCGCGACATCGGCGAGGCGCTGGACTACGCGACCCACTGGCTGCGCTACAACTCCGGCGAACAGCTCATCACCGACGTGCTAAACGTCGACTGTGACGACCGGGACCGCCACGGGGAAGTCGTCGACTTCCTGGCCGAGCGGGCCGAACGCGACGTCGAGGACCAGCTCGACGCCGCCATGAGCCACGTCGAACACGAGCGCCTCGACAACGGCGCGCACCTCTACACCATCGACGTGGAGAACCACGCCCACCGCTTCACGTACCCCGCCCCCGGCAAGACCACTGGCGAAATCCACGACCGGAAGGTCGCGGAGACCGGCGACCCCGTCATCACCATCGGCTACGGCCCGGACTTCGCCGTCCTGCGCTCGGACGGCGTTCGTCTGGACATCCCGCGGATGGTCACCGAACTCACCGAGGAGGTCGACGGCGGCGGCGTCTCCGGCGGCGGCCACCTCGTCGTCGGCTCCATCAAGTTCGTCAAGGGCCGCCGCGAGTCAGTCATCGACGCCCTCGTCGAGAAGATGGCCGAAGCCGAGATCGACGAGGAACTCGGAAGCTCGACGGCGCTGCCCGAAGAAGTGTAA
- a CDS encoding Mov34/MPN/PAD-1 family protein has translation MGLFRTSGILGIAESALEFALAASEEAHPNEYMGFLRGDDASKLGLDDDGTVLTDVLVIPGTESNPVSATVKTSMVPNDMRAAGSIHSHPNGVLKPSDADLATFGRGDVHIIIGYPYGRDDWQAFDSDGSEVDLPVLDVEPPEESFFDFDQADIDAELREEEFDK, from the coding sequence ATGGGGTTGTTCCGAACGAGCGGGATACTCGGAATCGCGGAGTCCGCACTCGAGTTCGCGCTCGCAGCCTCCGAAGAGGCCCACCCAAACGAGTACATGGGCTTTCTCCGGGGCGATGACGCCAGCAAGCTCGGGCTCGACGACGACGGCACGGTGCTGACCGACGTTCTGGTCATTCCGGGGACGGAGTCGAACCCGGTCAGCGCGACCGTCAAGACGAGCATGGTGCCAAACGACATGCGAGCGGCGGGGTCGATTCACTCCCACCCGAACGGCGTCCTCAAGCCCAGCGACGCCGACCTTGCCACCTTCGGGCGCGGCGACGTCCACATCATCATCGGCTACCCGTACGGCCGCGACGACTGGCAGGCCTTCGACAGCGACGGGAGCGAGGTCGACCTCCCAGTACTCGATGTCGAACCGCCCGAGGAATCCTTCTTCGACTTCGACCAGGCCGATATCGACGCCGAACTGCGCGAGGAGGAGTTCGACAAGTGA